From one Polynucleobacter sp. UK-FUSCHL-C3 genomic stretch:
- a CDS encoding glycosyltransferase family 39 protein has protein sequence MSSPVSKQSPFTWSLILVLLGTAIHLVLGFTTELSVDEAHYALYANHLAWSYFDHPPLVGWIQWPLVAINAPDGILRLIPITLWMISCLLVYQIADQLNTYCSNRSLFIKRVDHNNPSFAGLAAVAIIVFAPLPHVLAVGLVPDSLLTPLSLGVLWMALQWLKQDGQLRFYQWIILGLLFGLAGLSKYTAILFVLAFAIACISIPRFTFLKQAGFYSAIAIALLLISPVLLWNAQHDWISFKYQIDHGSGGTWLWRRVAAFVGAQVMVFGFLPLLGLWLYSRAIGFSVRPFVSILLVFFVLPFSVFAILSGGGGLPHWTTPAWFCLAPIAGLGLAQWWQSGKRWLISLILAVQGTLVISGLTLVMTAGYPIASQFKTNPLADLYGWRSASTRANLLVNELKASGIAVQNWTLASRVAWYAKPTPIFVLDDRQDQFDLWFGKLPEGSNVILLNWSEMSFKAPVGEGQFRTCRPLDRLRIAHLGQALSQFELSYCQGWGGKSKPEREALSLRP, from the coding sequence ATGTCATCCCCAGTATCCAAGCAGTCTCCCTTTACTTGGTCTCTTATCTTGGTGTTGCTGGGTACCGCCATTCATTTGGTATTGGGGTTTACTACGGAGCTGTCAGTGGACGAGGCTCACTACGCCCTCTACGCCAATCACCTAGCCTGGAGTTATTTTGATCACCCTCCCTTAGTAGGCTGGATCCAATGGCCCTTGGTTGCCATTAATGCGCCCGATGGCATTTTGCGCCTAATACCAATTACGTTATGGATGATCTCCTGTCTATTGGTTTACCAAATCGCAGATCAACTCAATACGTATTGCTCCAATCGTTCACTGTTTATAAAAAGGGTTGATCACAACAATCCATCTTTTGCAGGTCTTGCTGCAGTAGCCATCATTGTGTTTGCACCCTTGCCCCATGTTCTTGCCGTCGGCTTGGTGCCTGATTCTTTATTAACACCGCTAAGCCTTGGTGTCCTCTGGATGGCATTGCAATGGCTTAAACAAGATGGGCAACTACGTTTTTATCAATGGATTATCTTAGGTTTATTGTTTGGTTTAGCAGGTCTTAGTAAGTACACTGCCATTCTGTTTGTGCTTGCCTTCGCTATCGCCTGTATCAGCATTCCCCGCTTTACCTTTCTAAAGCAGGCAGGTTTTTATAGTGCCATTGCAATCGCACTTCTTCTCATTAGCCCCGTATTGCTTTGGAATGCCCAACATGATTGGATCTCATTTAAATATCAGATCGATCATGGCAGTGGTGGCACTTGGCTATGGCGACGTGTTGCTGCATTCGTCGGGGCACAGGTAATGGTCTTTGGCTTTTTGCCTCTCCTCGGATTATGGTTGTATTCACGGGCGATCGGTTTTTCTGTGCGCCCATTTGTGAGTATCTTGCTAGTGTTCTTTGTTTTGCCATTTAGTGTCTTCGCTATTTTGTCCGGGGGTGGAGGCTTGCCGCACTGGACCACCCCTGCGTGGTTTTGTTTAGCACCCATTGCGGGGCTGGGTCTTGCGCAATGGTGGCAAAGCGGTAAACGCTGGTTGATCTCTCTTATTCTGGCGGTCCAAGGTACTCTAGTGATTAGCGGACTGACATTGGTTATGACCGCAGGCTATCCGATTGCGAGTCAGTTCAAGACAAATCCCTTGGCCGATTTATACGGCTGGCGTTCTGCGTCCACGCGCGCCAATCTCTTGGTCAATGAATTGAAGGCGAGCGGCATTGCAGTTCAAAATTGGACATTGGCTAGTCGGGTGGCATGGTACGCCAAGCCAACACCTATTTTTGTGTTGGATGATCGTCAGGATCAGTTTGATTTGTGGTTTGGTAAGCTTCCCGAGGGATCAAATGTCATCTTACTGAACTGGTCTGAGATGTCATTTAAGGCTCCGGTGGGTGAAGGGCAATTTAGAACCTGTCGCCCCCTAGATCGCTTACGGATAGCCCATTTAGGTCAAGCCTTAAGCCAATTTGAACTTAGTTATTGTCAAGGCTGGGGTGGAAAGTCAAAACCAGAGCGCGAGGCATTATCCTTACGTCCATGA
- a CDS encoding molecular chaperone TorD family protein yields the protein MTKNEADQKAELSQEGLAEDLARADLYGLLASLFFQPPDQIMLDQIVASGKQEGGQTGEAPLEDVWMNLMGAAKNSKALDWKVEYDNSFLGVGKPNVFLYGSFYMAGHLHEKPLLEIRRSLQQFGLEASDSISETEDHIAALFEVMRYLIAGEDVEVSNLTNQRVFFNDHIRPWFDDLCDAIDADQEIHLYKSVSALTREFLAVEGQSFDMI from the coding sequence ATGACTAAAAACGAAGCAGACCAAAAAGCCGAACTGAGCCAAGAGGGCCTTGCAGAAGATCTAGCACGCGCTGATCTATACGGTCTTCTAGCCAGTTTATTTTTTCAGCCACCCGATCAAATCATGTTGGATCAGATTGTTGCCTCGGGCAAGCAAGAAGGCGGCCAAACTGGTGAGGCGCCCCTTGAGGATGTTTGGATGAACCTCATGGGGGCTGCAAAAAACAGTAAAGCACTCGACTGGAAGGTCGAGTACGACAATAGTTTTCTAGGGGTTGGTAAACCCAACGTGTTTTTGTATGGCTCCTTTTACATGGCAGGCCATCTTCATGAAAAACCACTTCTAGAAATTCGTCGATCTCTTCAACAATTTGGGCTTGAGGCCTCGGATTCGATAAGCGAGACCGAAGACCATATTGCAGCCTTGTTCGAAGTCATGCGGTATCTGATTGCCGGAGAGGATGTCGAGGTTTCAAACCTTACAAATCAAAGGGTCTTTTTCAATGACCATATTCGTCCTTGGTTCGATGATTTGTGCGATGCAATTGATGCAGATCAAGAAATTCATCTGTACAAATCAGTTTCTGCCCTAACACGCGAGTTTTTGGCGGTCGAGGGTCAGAGTTTTGACATGATTTAG
- a CDS encoding NAD(P)-dependent oxidoreductase — protein sequence MNTKTLPTIGFIGTGIMGKSMALHIIKAGYPLHVFNRSKEKTASLIEQGAIWHHSPKELATHADIIITIIGYPKDVEEVYLGVDGILAGAKAGSIAIDMTTSSPSLAARIAKDALSKKIAVLDAPVSGGDIGARDARLSIMVGGDADAFKQVFPILECMGNNIALLGPAGSGQHAKLCNQIVIASTIMGVCEGIRYAQKSGLDATAVLKVIGSGAAGGTQLNVQGPRMIKGDFAPGFMAEHFVKDIGLAIDSAEEMGLKLPGLAQAKRLYQLMLDKGMSRDGYHALYQLYRANEV from the coding sequence ATGAATACAAAAACACTTCCTACCATTGGCTTTATTGGTACCGGCATTATGGGTAAGAGCATGGCTCTCCATATCATCAAAGCGGGATATCCCTTGCATGTATTCAATCGCTCAAAAGAGAAAACAGCCTCACTCATCGAGCAAGGCGCCATCTGGCATCACTCTCCCAAAGAGCTTGCGACACACGCCGACATCATTATCACCATCATTGGCTACCCTAAAGATGTAGAAGAGGTATATCTAGGTGTCGATGGTATTTTGGCTGGAGCCAAAGCAGGATCGATTGCAATCGACATGACCACCTCTAGTCCAAGTTTGGCGGCTCGTATTGCTAAAGATGCTCTTTCAAAAAAAATAGCTGTACTTGATGCGCCAGTATCGGGTGGTGATATCGGTGCGCGCGATGCACGACTATCGATTATGGTGGGCGGCGATGCAGATGCATTTAAACAGGTCTTCCCTATTTTGGAATGTATGGGCAATAACATTGCTCTTCTTGGCCCAGCAGGCTCCGGGCAGCATGCCAAACTTTGTAATCAAATTGTGATTGCTTCCACCATCATGGGGGTATGTGAAGGCATTCGGTATGCCCAAAAGTCGGGCTTGGATGCCACTGCGGTATTAAAAGTAATTGGCAGCGGTGCTGCTGGCGGCACACAGCTTAATGTTCAAGGTCCCCGCATGATCAAGGGAGACTTTGCACCAGGCTTTATGGCAGAGCATTTTGTGAAAGATATTGGTCTTGCAATTGATTCTGCTGAAGAAATGGGATTAAAGCTACCGGGGTTGGCACAAGCGAAGCGCTTATACCAATTGATGCTTGATAAGGGAATGAGCCGAGATGGCTACCATGCCCTTTATCAACTCTATCGCGCCAACGAAGTCTAA
- a CDS encoding MFS transporter — protein sequence MNKNLWFLTLAQGLYLTNNVTFIAINGLVGFALAPASWMATLPVMGYVVGSALATTIVARIQKQLGRQRSFQIALIVAFFASLLCAYATLEKHFWLLNLGTVIAGFYNANAQLYRFAAAELADKTAKEKAISWVLAGGILGAVLGPNLANWTRDWFMQPFAGAYITLAGVSVIALWVITQIQFQEKVLAQNSSESRPLSEIMRQPLFIVCTLTAALAYGVMNLLMAATPLAMEVCGFSFDKTVWVLEWHVIGMFAPGFFTGTLIKRIGVMWVLRIGAALNLICVMIALSGVSFTHFLIALFLLGVGWNFLFTSSTALALESYRPAERDKAQGAINFFVFLATALSALSSGVLVTTQGWTLLNLGSIIPMSVIVLALIWLGIQRKQGKAQPL from the coding sequence ATGAATAAAAACTTGTGGTTTTTGACCTTAGCCCAAGGTCTTTATTTAACGAATAATGTCACTTTTATTGCCATTAATGGTCTAGTGGGTTTTGCGCTAGCGCCAGCCTCTTGGATGGCCACCTTGCCAGTGATGGGCTATGTAGTAGGTAGTGCTTTGGCAACCACCATCGTGGCCAGAATTCAAAAGCAACTGGGTCGTCAGCGCTCGTTTCAGATTGCACTCATCGTTGCGTTCTTTGCATCCTTACTGTGCGCTTATGCGACCCTTGAGAAACACTTTTGGCTTCTTAATTTAGGAACGGTTATTGCAGGGTTTTATAACGCTAACGCCCAACTCTATCGCTTTGCAGCGGCAGAGCTAGCTGATAAAACGGCAAAAGAGAAAGCAATCTCGTGGGTGCTAGCGGGCGGCATCCTCGGTGCAGTCTTGGGTCCTAATCTGGCCAACTGGACTCGCGATTGGTTTATGCAACCCTTTGCGGGGGCATACATTACGTTAGCAGGAGTCTCTGTGATTGCTCTATGGGTGATTACTCAAATTCAATTTCAAGAAAAAGTGTTGGCTCAGAATTCGAGTGAAAGTCGGCCTCTGTCCGAGATCATGCGCCAACCGCTCTTTATTGTGTGCACCCTAACTGCTGCATTAGCGTATGGCGTGATGAATTTACTCATGGCAGCCACCCCACTAGCTATGGAAGTGTGTGGCTTTAGTTTTGATAAGACGGTGTGGGTATTGGAGTGGCATGTGATTGGTATGTTTGCCCCCGGATTTTTTACGGGCACCCTGATCAAACGCATTGGGGTCATGTGGGTCCTACGAATTGGTGCTGCCCTTAATCTCATCTGCGTCATGATTGCTCTCTCTGGTGTGAGCTTTACACATTTTTTGATTGCGCTCTTTCTTTTGGGTGTGGGTTGGAACTTTTTGTTCACTAGCAGCACTGCTTTGGCGCTCGAATCTTATCGACCTGCTGAACGTGACAAAGCGCAAGGTGCAATTAATTTCTTTGTATTTTTGGCAACTGCCCTCTCCGCCTTAAGCTCTGGTGTCTTAGTAACGACACAAGGCTGGACCTTGCTTAATTTAGGCTCCATCATCCCGATGAGTGTTATTGTGCTGGCCTTGATTTGGCTTGGGATTCAACGCAAACAAGGTAAGGCTCAGCCCCTCTAA
- a CDS encoding DUF3306 domain-containing protein: protein MTQSNFLNRWARKKAGVTEESVKDGSQQTAPGLVDKALQPDPALTPAPDDLTKPSETPQALTLEDVEKIDVKAADFSAFMRADVDPVVQQAAMKKMFSDPHFNVMDGLDIYIDDYTKPDPIPMEMLKRMAQSDMLGIFKTTDELYPEFKDAKKDSDTEGNAQFETDSKEALAEPSPNDNVTVNPNPRHAHRRIDIESSDSDPNEIQNQQTGERQIKPDSST, encoded by the coding sequence ATGACCCAATCTAATTTCTTAAATCGGTGGGCGCGCAAGAAGGCGGGAGTCACAGAGGAGTCCGTTAAGGATGGGTCGCAGCAGACTGCCCCCGGTCTTGTTGATAAGGCCTTGCAGCCAGACCCCGCATTAACTCCTGCACCCGATGATTTAACGAAACCATCAGAGACACCGCAAGCACTCACATTAGAAGATGTTGAAAAGATTGATGTGAAAGCTGCTGATTTCTCAGCTTTTATGCGAGCAGATGTGGACCCAGTAGTTCAGCAGGCCGCTATGAAAAAAATGTTTAGTGACCCGCACTTTAATGTGATGGATGGCCTTGATATTTATATTGACGACTACACCAAGCCCGATCCCATTCCGATGGAAATGCTCAAGCGTATGGCTCAATCCGATATGTTGGGTATTTTTAAGACCACCGATGAGCTGTATCCCGAGTTTAAGGATGCCAAAAAGGATTCTGATACGGAAGGGAATGCGCAGTTCGAGACAGATAGCAAAGAGGCCTTAGCAGAGCCCTCGCCCAATGACAATGTGACTGTTAATCCAAACCCTCGCCACGCTCACCGGCGGATCGATATAGAATCTAGCGATTCTGACCCAAACGAAATCCAAAACCAGCAAACTGGAGAGAGACAAATTAAGCCTGATTCCAGTACCTAG
- a CDS encoding DUF3047 domain-containing protein: MHQLMRRYFNLILMGAVITGLVACASYSEHEDHAEVKKLDPLVPREEPQKFSVQEDGRLPKGWSFYRVTPNKKNTAYRLQQYQGRTVLKAESNQSASGLAVKLNPRPSQHLWLKWEWKALSHLDQADNLDKYADDAPLRLMVAFDGDRSKLSLKDRMVAEMAQLLSGQEMPYATLMYVWSPKGQLEQINNNPYTERVKLIAVDAGKENLGQWRMHQRDLTADYIKAYGYAPGNLIGIALMTDTDATKSQTKAYYGDIELLYRKYR; the protein is encoded by the coding sequence ATGCATCAACTTATGCGCCGATATTTCAATCTCATTCTGATGGGGGCTGTAATTACTGGTCTTGTGGCCTGCGCTAGCTATTCCGAGCATGAGGATCACGCGGAGGTCAAAAAGCTTGATCCACTTGTTCCGCGCGAAGAGCCACAAAAGTTCTCAGTACAAGAGGATGGTCGTCTACCCAAAGGGTGGAGTTTTTATCGAGTCACACCCAATAAAAAGAACACGGCTTATCGTCTGCAGCAATATCAAGGTCGCACAGTCCTAAAAGCTGAATCCAATCAATCTGCTTCCGGATTGGCAGTCAAACTGAATCCACGTCCATCTCAGCACTTATGGCTCAAATGGGAATGGAAGGCACTATCACACCTTGATCAAGCAGATAACCTTGATAAATATGCCGACGATGCGCCACTTCGTCTGATGGTCGCGTTTGATGGTGATCGCTCGAAACTATCACTGAAAGACAGAATGGTTGCCGAGATGGCGCAACTTCTGAGTGGCCAAGAAATGCCTTATGCCACCTTAATGTATGTTTGGTCCCCCAAAGGGCAGTTGGAGCAAATCAATAACAATCCTTACACCGAGCGCGTCAAGCTGATCGCTGTTGATGCTGGTAAAGAGAACCTAGGTCAATGGCGCATGCATCAACGCGATCTCACTGCCGATTACATCAAGGCCTATGGCTACGCACCTGGCAACTTAATCGGGATTGCTTTGATGACTGACACCGATGCCACGAAATCACAGACCAAGGCGTATTACGGTGATATTGAACTCCTATACAGAAAATACCGCTAA
- a CDS encoding DUF3305 domain-containing protein, producing MRFAIIIRKQKIDNPWQNYRWKPIEVIPDIGQFGKSLELAGTEQNRKVVGRFLERDDEGESWLFAGFDYHFFADEAEGYFLNITAPEPCWFVMWRLEVDYQDYLEPNSMASVINEDGAGIAVPHRLMLSYNEASRLIDGGESVDTAPLQAEMKSYLAEYVTANYKPEPKKRARPASFKGANRPAEPQ from the coding sequence ATGCGTTTTGCCATCATTATTCGCAAACAGAAGATTGATAATCCATGGCAGAACTATCGTTGGAAACCCATTGAGGTCATTCCTGATATCGGTCAGTTTGGTAAAAGTCTAGAGCTTGCCGGCACGGAGCAAAACCGTAAAGTGGTAGGCCGCTTTCTGGAGCGAGATGATGAGGGCGAATCCTGGTTGTTTGCAGGTTTTGATTATCATTTCTTCGCCGATGAGGCAGAGGGCTATTTTCTAAATATCACTGCACCCGAGCCTTGTTGGTTTGTCATGTGGCGTCTGGAAGTGGATTATCAAGACTACTTGGAACCAAATTCAATGGCATCTGTGATTAATGAAGATGGTGCAGGCATTGCAGTACCACATCGTTTGATGCTGAGTTATAACGAGGCATCTCGTTTAATTGATGGTGGCGAGTCGGTCGATACGGCACCATTGCAAGCAGAGATGAAATCATACTTAGCGGAATATGTCACAGCAAACTACAAACCTGAACCCAAGAAACGTGCCCGGCCCGCTTCATTCAAAGGTGCAAACCGTCCTGCAGAGCCCCAATGA
- a CDS encoding formate dehydrogenase, giving the protein MDSKKPLNADQSAKPSRRKFFIGAGATVGAAALVSQTPIGQALVQEVGTAVAGSKDGYHLTAHIKKYYETTLV; this is encoded by the coding sequence ATGGATAGCAAAAAGCCTCTCAACGCAGATCAAAGCGCTAAACCTTCTCGCCGCAAATTTTTCATTGGAGCGGGTGCAACTGTCGGTGCTGCAGCGCTTGTGTCCCAGACACCAATCGGTCAGGCGCTGGTGCAAGAAGTAGGTACCGCAGTAGCAGGCAGTAAGGATGGATATCACCTGACCGCACACATCAAGAAGTATTACGAAACAACGCTCGTTTAA
- a CDS encoding 4Fe-4S binding protein: MPLDTKELGLPVHTALCRQEVGQFLNALNEPEAIVVACTQERALFSELATQAEKPLIAPLKFVNIRELAGWTQEADKSTPKIKALLALSDLSEPDAVPVVDYNSEGRLLVIGPGKTAFQWANKLGDSLQVSVLCTEPGSLPTGRDYPTFTGKVTQLEGYLGQFKAKWDLKNPIDPEMCTRCGACVSVCPENAIDASFQIDLNKCKSHRACVTACASIGAINFERTDQAREGEFDLILDLQEIPSIQISQKPQGYFAPGSDLFEQSMAASQLIGMVGEFEKPKYFSYNDKICAHGRNGQVGCSACIDVCSTKAIQSTFKDGQGKVEVNPNLCMGCGACATVCPSGAMRYNYPSVAYQGKQVKTLAQTYLGALKSTKAGDAAPSLLIHSQKAGTALLDHLGRAARLRAKETTGLPAFVIPLAVEHIASTGIDLWFGSLAYGFGEILLLLSGDEDPGYRLALTEQVDLANSILVAMGYSKRIQCIIANSSEDIAPVSKVMSELRQRKAHKLLANPASFALSLQKRETLETSLEHLLQFAPQALPAEGVPLPAHSPLGGLIVNKDACTLCMSCVGACPEGALLDNPDEPQLSFIEKQCVQCGLCEQTCPESAITLSPRLRSIEHRKEKVTLNKTEPFHCVSCGKAFGTLKMVELMLGRIGSHQAFSGEALDRLKMCSDCRVVDMMKKEL; the protein is encoded by the coding sequence ATGCCCCTTGATACTAAGGAGCTGGGCCTTCCTGTCCATACGGCTTTGTGCCGGCAAGAGGTAGGTCAATTTCTGAATGCGCTCAATGAGCCTGAGGCGATTGTTGTTGCTTGTACTCAGGAGCGGGCCTTATTCTCAGAACTAGCTACGCAGGCCGAGAAGCCTCTGATTGCCCCCCTAAAGTTTGTCAATATTCGTGAACTTGCGGGCTGGACGCAGGAGGCAGATAAGTCGACGCCCAAGATTAAGGCTTTACTCGCTTTATCGGATCTATCGGAACCAGATGCTGTGCCTGTGGTTGATTACAACAGCGAAGGTCGGCTACTAGTGATCGGCCCTGGCAAGACCGCCTTTCAATGGGCAAATAAATTAGGTGACAGCTTGCAGGTCAGTGTTTTATGTACTGAGCCTGGGTCATTACCAACCGGACGAGACTACCCAACTTTCACTGGGAAGGTGACTCAGTTAGAAGGATATCTAGGACAGTTCAAAGCCAAGTGGGATTTAAAGAACCCGATTGATCCGGAGATGTGTACGCGTTGTGGTGCGTGCGTCTCAGTTTGTCCTGAAAATGCCATCGACGCATCCTTTCAAATCGATCTAAATAAATGTAAGTCCCATCGGGCATGTGTGACCGCGTGCGCTAGCATCGGCGCAATTAATTTTGAGCGTACTGATCAAGCGCGTGAGGGTGAGTTTGATCTCATCCTAGATTTACAAGAAATCCCCAGCATTCAGATTAGTCAAAAACCACAGGGCTATTTTGCACCCGGCTCGGACCTCTTCGAACAATCAATGGCTGCTAGTCAATTGATCGGCATGGTCGGAGAGTTTGAGAAACCAAAATACTTCTCATATAACGACAAGATATGTGCGCATGGACGCAATGGTCAGGTAGGTTGCTCCGCTTGTATTGATGTTTGTTCTACGAAGGCAATTCAGTCTACGTTCAAAGATGGCCAAGGTAAGGTCGAAGTTAATCCTAATTTATGTATGGGTTGTGGAGCATGCGCGACCGTTTGTCCATCGGGCGCGATGCGTTACAACTACCCCAGCGTTGCTTATCAAGGTAAACAAGTAAAGACCTTGGCGCAAACGTATTTAGGGGCTCTAAAAAGTACGAAAGCCGGCGATGCTGCTCCAAGTTTATTGATACATAGTCAAAAAGCCGGTACCGCTCTCTTAGATCACCTCGGACGCGCAGCCCGCTTGCGCGCCAAGGAAACCACCGGCCTGCCAGCGTTTGTTATTCCATTAGCGGTTGAGCACATTGCCTCGACCGGAATTGATTTATGGTTTGGATCCTTGGCCTATGGCTTTGGGGAAATACTACTTTTGCTAAGCGGTGACGAGGACCCTGGCTATCGATTAGCGCTTACTGAACAGGTAGATCTGGCTAACTCAATATTAGTAGCGATGGGTTACAGCAAACGCATTCAGTGCATCATTGCAAACTCCAGTGAGGATATTGCACCGGTTAGCAAAGTCATGTCTGAACTGCGCCAGCGTAAGGCTCACAAATTACTTGCGAACCCTGCAAGTTTTGCGCTTTCTTTACAAAAGCGTGAGACCTTGGAAACTAGTTTGGAGCACCTTTTGCAATTTGCGCCCCAAGCCTTGCCTGCAGAAGGGGTGCCATTGCCGGCTCATTCGCCACTGGGCGGTTTGATCGTCAATAAAGATGCTTGCACATTGTGTATGTCCTGCGTGGGCGCTTGCCCCGAGGGTGCATTACTCGACAATCCCGATGAGCCACAGCTGTCCTTTATTGAGAAACAGTGCGTGCAGTGCGGACTGTGTGAGCAAACCTGCCCGGAGAGCGCCATTACGCTGAGCCCACGCTTGCGTTCGATTGAACACCGTAAAGAAAAAGTAACCCTCAATAAAACCGAACCCTTCCATTGCGTTAGTTGTGGCAAGGCCTTTGGAACCCTAAAGATGGTGGAGTTGATGTTGGGCCGCATTGGTTCCCATCAAGCATTTTCTGGAGAAGCACTGGATCGTCTAAAGATGTGTAGCGATTGCCGTGTCGTTGATATGATGAAAAAAGAGTTGTGA
- the apbC gene encoding iron-sulfur cluster carrier protein ApbC: MSVSIESVQQALKSVKDPNTQIDFVSAKSARNIKVNDGDVSMDIVLGYPAKSQIDLIRKLVVTAIRELPGVKNVSVAITTDIVAHSVQRGVKLLPGVKNIIAVASGKGGVGKSTTAVNLALALAAEGAQVGILDADIYGPSQPMMLGITGRPESLAENTIEPMEGHGIQASSIGFLIEADNPMVWRGPMVTSALEQLLRQTRWRDLDYLIVDMPPGTGDIQLTLSQKVPVTGSVIVTTPQDIALLDARKGLKMFEKVGIPIIGIIENMSTYVCPKCSHEEHIFGEGGGKKMCQDYGVDFLGALPLNLSIREQADSGRPTVVADPDGAISAIYKGIARQVAIRVANLTKDMSSKFPSIVVQKT; this comes from the coding sequence TTGTCGGTCAGTATTGAATCAGTGCAACAGGCACTTAAGTCTGTAAAAGATCCTAACACCCAGATTGACTTTGTCAGTGCTAAGTCAGCACGCAACATCAAAGTAAACGATGGGGATGTATCGATGGATATCGTCTTAGGCTATCCCGCTAAGAGCCAGATCGATCTCATCCGTAAATTAGTGGTCACGGCAATCCGTGAGTTACCCGGCGTGAAGAACGTGAGCGTCGCCATTACGACCGACATCGTAGCCCACTCGGTGCAGCGTGGCGTCAAACTATTACCGGGCGTCAAAAATATTATTGCAGTTGCCAGTGGCAAGGGTGGCGTTGGTAAGTCAACCACAGCAGTCAATCTTGCATTAGCTCTCGCTGCCGAGGGTGCGCAAGTCGGTATTTTGGATGCGGATATTTATGGTCCAAGCCAACCCATGATGCTTGGTATTACGGGGCGCCCAGAATCATTGGCTGAGAACACTATTGAGCCAATGGAAGGTCATGGCATACAAGCCAGCTCGATTGGTTTCTTGATTGAGGCAGACAACCCCATGGTATGGCGTGGCCCAATGGTGACCTCTGCCCTAGAGCAATTGCTGCGGCAAACACGTTGGCGCGATCTGGATTACCTGATTGTGGATATGCCCCCTGGGACGGGTGATATTCAATTAACCTTGTCACAAAAAGTTCCGGTGACTGGGTCTGTGATTGTGACTACCCCGCAAGATATCGCACTGCTGGATGCGCGCAAAGGTCTCAAAATGTTCGAGAAGGTTGGCATTCCCATCATCGGCATTATTGAGAATATGAGCACCTATGTTTGTCCCAAATGTAGTCATGAAGAACATATTTTTGGTGAGGGCGGTGGCAAGAAAATGTGCCAAGACTATGGCGTTGACTTCTTGGGCGCACTGCCATTGAACTTATCCATTCGGGAGCAGGCAGACTCTGGAAGACCTACTGTTGTTGCGGACCCCGATGGTGCGATTAGCGCAATTTACAAAGGGATTGCACGACAAGTAGCGATTCGGGTTGCGAACCTGACCAAAGATATGAGCAGTAAGTTCCCCAGTATCGTTGTGCAAAAGACTTAG